In the genome of Neofelis nebulosa isolate mNeoNeb1 chromosome 6, mNeoNeb1.pri, whole genome shotgun sequence, one region contains:
- the SLC35D3 gene encoding solute carrier family 35 member D3 has product MRQLCRGRVLGISVAIAHGVFSGSLNILLKFLISRYQFSFLTLVQCLTSSTAALSLELLRRLGLIAVPPFGWSLARSFAGVAVLSTLQSSLTLWSLRGLSLPMYVVFKRCLPLVTMLIGVLVLKNGAPSPGVLAAVLITTCGAALAGAGDLTGDPIGYVTGVLAVLVHAAYLVLIQKASADTEHGPLTAQYVIAVSATPLLVVCSFASTDSIRAWTFPGWKDPTMVCIFVACILIGCAMNFTTLHCTYINSAVTTSFVGVVKSIATITVGMVAFSDVEPTSLFIAGVVVNTLGSIIYCVAKFLETRKQSNYEDLETRPGGEEAQPSGDQLPFVMEELPAEDGNGGSEGGKAAGGSTQKGGPEARGGPRGVPLVARSSQITRGPEEVSKRSLKDAYLEVWRLVRGTKYMKKDYLIENEELPSP; this is encoded by the exons ATGCGGCAGCTCTGCCGGGGCCGCGTGCTGGGCATCTCGGTGGCCATCGCGCACGGGGTCTTCTCGGGCTCCCTCAACATCCTGCTCAAGTTTCTCATCAGCCGCTACCAGTTCTCCTTCCTGACCCTGGTGCAGTGCCTGACCAGCTCCACGGCGGcgctgagcctggagctgctgcGGCGCCTCGGGCTCATCGCCGTGCCCCCCTTCGGCTGGAGTCTGGCGCGCTCCTTCGCGGGGGTCGCCGTGCTCTCCACGCTGCAGTCGAGCCTCACGCTCTGGTCCCTGCGCGGCCTCAGCCTGCCCATGTACGTGGTCTTCAAGCGCTGCCTGCCCCTGGTCACCATGCTCATCGGCGTCCTGGTGCTCAAGAACGGCGCGCCCTCGCCCGGGGTGCTCGCCGCGGTGCTCATCACCACCTGCGGCGCCGCCCTGGCAG GAGCCGGCGACCTGACGGGCGACCCCATAGGGTACGTAACGGGCGTGCTGGCAGTCCTGGTGCACGCAGCCTATCTGGTGCTCATCCAGAAGGCCAGCGCCGACACGGAGCACGGGCCGCTCACCGCGCAGTACGTCATCGCTGTGTCCGCCACCCCACTGCTGGTAGTCTGCTCCTTCGCCAGCACCGATTCCATCCGCGCCTGGACCTTCCCCGGCTGGAAGGACCCGACCATGGTCTGCATCTTCGTGGCCTGCATCTTGATCGGCTGCGCCATGAACTTCACCACGCTGCACTGCACCTACATCAACTCGGCGGTGACCACTAGCTTCGTGGGCGTGGTGAAGAGCATCGCCACCATCACAGTGGGCATGGTGGCCTTCAGCGACGTGGAGCCCACCTCTCTGTTCATTGCCGGCGTGGTGGTGAACACCCTGGGCTCCATCATTTACTGTGTGGCCAAATTCTTGGAGACCAGAAAGCAAAGCAACTACGAGGACCTAGAGACGCGGCCTGGGGGAGAGGAGGCACAGCCAAGTGGAGATCAGCTGCCATTCGTCATGGAGGAGCTGCCCGCggaggatggaaatggagggtcaGAAGGGGGCAAGGCAGCAGGTGGCTCCACTCAGAAGGGTGGGCCAGAGGCAAGGGGTGGCCCCAGAGGAGTCCCGCTGGTGGCTCGGAGTTCGCAGATCACACGCGGCCCGGAGGAAGTGAGCAAGAGGTCACTGAAGGATGCTTACCTCGAAGTGTGGCGGTTAGTCAGGGGAACCAAGTATATGAAGAAGGATTACTTGATAGAAAATGAGGAGTTACCCAGTCCTTGA